A portion of the Colius striatus isolate bColStr4 chromosome 1, bColStr4.1.hap1, whole genome shotgun sequence genome contains these proteins:
- the LOC104556020 gene encoding uncharacterized protein LOC104556020, with amino-acid sequence MEDVLQDCAASSLSRAEFCMLPEQEREPSGTQAGDPDNGSEGKATKSRSSRSSRAGLLFPVSRVERQLRSSRFAKRLRAEAPVYLTAVLQCVTEEAVAVAGRIAKDRNQSCISALHLHTALYKSSVLKQLRCRNRPSHHARAGQERQRRALASRKKATKRKQVTKSQKRQHRLRAAPARSRAAAK; translated from the coding sequence ATGGAGGATGTGCTACAggactgtgctgccagcagcctgtcCAGAGCAGAGTTCTGCATGCTGcctgagcaggagagggagCCCTCAGGGACACAGGCTGGGGACCCTGACAATGGCAGCGAAGGGAAAGCCACAAAGAGCCGCTCGTCCCGCTCCTCACGGGCTGGGCTGCTCTTCCCAGTGAGCCGCGTTGAGAGGCAGCTGCGCAGCAGCCGCTTTGCCAAGCGCCTCAGGGCCGAGGCCCCTGTCTATCTgactgcagtgctgcagtgcGTGACAGAGGAGGCCGTGGCTGTGGCTGGCAGGATCGCCAAGGACCGCAACCAGAGCTGCATTTCTGCGCTGCACTTGCACACGGCGCTGTACAAGAGCTCTGTGCTGAAGCAGCTGCGCTGCAGGAACAGACCCTCGCACCACGCAAGGGCTGGCCAAGAAAGGCAGCGCCGGGCCTTGGCCTCCAGAAAGAAGGCGACCAAGCGGAAGCAGGTGACCAAGAGCCAGAAGAGACAGCACAGGCTGAGGGCTGCACCTGCCCgctccagggctgctgccaAGTGA
- the LOC104562011 gene encoding olfactory receptor 2A12-like, translated as MQNKTTATEFILLGFSSNQSLRVCLFGLFSVLYSAILMGNTLVFVLICLDHNLHSPMYFFLCHLSIVDICYASNNVPYMLMNLLEQGRTISFAGCGTQIHLYLTFALTECVLPAVMSYDRYMAICQPLCYALIMSWRVRLTLAAVSWAFGFLFGTLQASLALHLPFCGPYKVDHFFCEILAVLKLACTDTTANKVLIFAVCVCFLLFPLALIIISYLHILATILRIHSAPGWHKTFSICGCHLAVVGLFYGNAIFMYMGPQSSNSPGREKILSLFYSPVSPTFNPLIYSLRNKQVKKALLKLQRRKTVFHPM; from the coding sequence ATGCAGAATAAAACGACTGCCACAGAATTCATCTTGCTGGGGTTCTCCAGCAACCAATCCCTGCGTGTGTGCCTCTTTGGCCTTTTCTCtgtcctctactctgccattcTTATGGGAAATACACTTGTCTTTGTGCTTATCTGCCTGGACCACAACCTCCACAGCCCTATGTACTTCTTCCTCTGCCATCTCTCCATCGTAGACATCTGCTATGCCTCCAACAATGTCCCCTATATGCTGATGAACCTCCTTGAACAAGGCAGAACCATCTCCTTTGCTGGATGTGGGACACAGATACATCTTTATTTAACCTTTGCACTTACTGAGTGCGTGTTGCCGGCGGTGATGTCTTACGATCGTTACATGGCCATCTGCCAGCCCCTCTGCTATGCCCTCATCATGAGCTGGAGGGTGCGCCTCACCCTTGCTGCAGTTTCATGGGCTTTTGGGTTCCTATTTGGTACACTACAAGCCTCTTTGGCTTTACATCTGCCTTTCTGTGGCCCCTACAAGGTTGATCACTTCTTCTGTGAAATCCTTGCTGTCTTAAAGCTGGCCTGCACTGACACTACTGCCAATAAAGTCCTGATCTTTGCTGTTTGTGTgtgcttcctcctcttccctttaGCCTTAATCATAATTTCCTACTTGCACATCCTAGCCACCATTCTGCGCATCCATTCTGCACCAGGATGGCACAAAACCTTCTCCATCTGTGGCTGCCACTTGGCCGTGGTAGGTCTGTTTTATGGAAATGCCATCTTCATGTACATGGGGCCTCAGAGCAGTAACTCACCTGGgagggaaaaaattctttcccttttctacaGTCCTGTCAGCCCCACTTTCAACCCCTTGATTTACAGTTTGAGGAACAAGCAGGTGaaaaaagccttgctgaagcttcagagaaggaaaacagtctTTCATCCCATGTAG